The window GAAGATGCCGATTGCGGAGGTGACGAGCGCCGACCTGATCGGCATCCTCGCTCCGATCTGGCACGAGAAGGCCTCCACCGCCCGCAAGCTGCGCCAGCGCATCCGCGCGGTCCTGGAGTGGGCCGTGGCGATGGATCTTCGGCCCGACAACCCCTGCGACCGGATCGGCCCGGTGCTCGGTGCTCAGGGGAAGGTGGTGCGTCACATGCGGGCGTTGCCCCACCGCGAGGTGGCAGCTGCACTTGAGTCGGTGCAGGGGTCCAACGCACGGTCGGTGTTGAAGCTGGCCTTCGAGTTCCTGGTGCTGACGGCGACACGCTCCGGCGAGGTCCGCAGGGCCGCGTGGACGGAGATCGACCGGGAAGAGGGAGTGTGGACCATTCCGGCGCGACGCACGAAGGGGAATCGGGAGCACCGGGTCCCGCTCAGTCGTCGTGCGTTGGAGATCCTCAAGGAGACGCGGGCGGGCGGTGGCGTTGGCCCGTTCGTGTTTCCGAGCGTGCGCGGCAAGCCAGTCGGGAACACGGCGATGGCGGAGCTGCTCCGGAGGTTGAGGATCGCGGCGGTGCCGCACGGCTTCCGGTCGAGTTTCCGGGACTGGGCAGCGGAGGAGACGGATCATCCGCGCGAGGTGGCGGAGGCGGCGCTGGCGCATGTGGTGAAGAACAAGGTGGAGGCGGCGTACCGGCGCACGGACCTGTTCGAGCGCCGGCGGCGGCTCATGGACGACTGGGCGGACTACCTGGCTGGCGAGAGTCGAAACCC is drawn from Acidobacteriota bacterium and contains these coding sequences:
- a CDS encoding tyrosine-type recombinase/integrase, whose amino-acid sequence is MTLVKRPPKRKPRGRHPLNALTPVFVRNVNQAGRYCDGQGLYLDVRPTGSRGWIQRLTIRGRRAELGLGGFPLVSLKEAREKAFANRKLAREGGDPRAGKRESKSMPTFADATRTVWKQLRPGWRSPRHAQLWLGSLERHVLPHIGKMPIAEVTSADLIGILAPIWHEKASTARKLRQRIRAVLEWAVAMDLRPDNPCDRIGPVLGAQGKVVRHMRALPHREVAAALESVQGSNARSVLKLAFEFLVLTATRSGEVRRAAWTEIDREEGVWTIPARRTKGNREHRVPLSRRALEILKETRAGGGVGPFVFPSVRGKPVGNTAMAELLRRLRIAAVPHGFRSSFRDWAAEETDHPREVAEAALAHVVKNKVEAAYRRTDLFERRRRLMDDWADYLAGESRNPAAGWLR